In Halobaculum magnesiiphilum, the following proteins share a genomic window:
- the deoC gene encoding deoxyribose-phosphate aldolase, whose product MTDDAHDATDADDAHDADDARDTDRSHDPERPSAIDDPASLSPAAFAATIDHTVLGPETTLADVEALLDEAAEHGLNACIPPCYVAEAAEYAPDVTLATVIGFPHGQHTPEAKRDEAEDAWRAGADELDLVINVGRLRAGEDDAVREEIAEVVAAVPVPVKVIIETALLSDEEKRRACAAARDADAAMVKTSTGFADSVASETQRANGDAVSAGATVADVELMSEYLPVKASGGVGSYAEAIAMLEAGAVRIGASSGVAIVEGHPDA is encoded by the coding sequence ATGACCGACGACGCGCACGACGCGACCGACGCCGATGACGCGCACGATGCCGACGACGCGCGTGATACCGACCGCTCACACGACCCCGAGCGCCCGTCCGCGATCGACGACCCCGCGTCGCTGTCGCCGGCGGCGTTCGCCGCGACGATCGACCACACGGTACTCGGCCCGGAGACGACGCTCGCCGACGTGGAAGCCCTCCTCGACGAGGCGGCCGAGCACGGCTTGAACGCCTGCATCCCGCCGTGTTACGTCGCCGAGGCCGCGGAGTACGCCCCCGACGTGACGCTCGCGACCGTGATCGGCTTCCCCCACGGCCAGCACACGCCCGAGGCGAAGCGCGACGAGGCCGAGGACGCCTGGCGCGCGGGCGCCGACGAACTCGACCTGGTGATCAACGTCGGTCGACTGCGGGCCGGCGAGGACGACGCCGTCCGCGAGGAGATCGCCGAGGTCGTCGCCGCCGTCCCCGTCCCGGTGAAGGTGATCATCGAGACGGCGCTGCTGTCGGACGAGGAGAAGCGCCGGGCGTGTGCGGCAGCTCGCGACGCCGACGCCGCGATGGTGAAGACGTCCACCGGGTTCGCCGACAGCGTTGCGTCGGAGACGCAACGTGCGAACGGCGACGCCGTGAGCGCCGGCGCGACCGTCGCCGACGTGGAGCTGATGAGCGAGTACCTCCCCGTGAAGGCCAGCGGCGGTGTCGGCAGCTACGCGGAGGCGATCGCGATGCTGGAGGCGGGCGCCGTCCGCATCGGCGCCTCCTCGGGCGTCGCGATCGTCGAGGGACATCCGGACGCCTGA
- a CDS encoding tRNA (N(6)-L-threonylcarbamoyladenosine(37)-C(2))-methylthiotransferase: protein MATYHIETYGCTSNRGESREIERRLRDGGHRPVDGPAEADVAILNTCTVVEKTERNMLRRAEELSEETADLIVTGCMALAQGEQFAEADVDAQVLHWEDVPTAVMNGECPTPTEGTAPVLDGEVGILPIARGCMSNCSYCITKFATGRIDSPPVAENVEKARALVHAGASEIRVTGQDTGVYGWDEGERKLPELLDRVCDIDGEFRVRVGMANPGGIHGIREELADVFAEHEKLYDFIHLPVQSGSDDVLEDMRRQHRVDEFLEIVETFDERLDEWTLSTDFIVGFPTETDHDHEQSMALLREVRPEKVNVTRFSKRPGTEAADMKGLGGQTKKDRSKEMSAAKREIVGEAYESMVGTERRVLVVEEGTGDSVKCRDGAYRQVIVQEADARGVEPGDFLDVEITGQNTMYAFGDPV, encoded by the coding sequence ATGGCGACGTACCACATCGAGACCTACGGCTGCACGTCCAACCGGGGTGAGAGCCGCGAGATCGAGCGCCGGCTCCGCGACGGCGGCCACCGCCCCGTGGACGGACCCGCCGAGGCGGACGTGGCCATCCTCAACACCTGCACGGTCGTCGAGAAGACCGAGCGAAACATGCTCCGGCGCGCCGAGGAGCTGTCCGAGGAGACGGCCGACCTCATCGTCACCGGCTGCATGGCGCTGGCGCAGGGCGAGCAGTTCGCCGAGGCCGACGTCGACGCGCAGGTCCTCCACTGGGAGGACGTGCCGACCGCGGTGATGAACGGCGAGTGCCCGACACCGACCGAGGGCACCGCGCCCGTCCTCGACGGGGAGGTCGGCATCCTCCCGATCGCGCGGGGCTGCATGAGCAACTGCTCGTACTGCATCACGAAGTTCGCGACCGGCCGCATCGACTCCCCGCCGGTCGCGGAGAACGTCGAGAAGGCGCGCGCGCTCGTCCACGCGGGCGCCAGCGAGATCCGCGTCACCGGCCAGGACACCGGCGTCTACGGCTGGGACGAGGGCGAGCGGAAGCTCCCCGAGCTGCTCGACCGGGTCTGCGACATCGACGGCGAGTTCCGCGTGCGCGTGGGGATGGCGAACCCCGGCGGGATCCACGGCATCCGCGAGGAACTGGCGGACGTGTTCGCCGAACACGAGAAGCTGTACGACTTCATCCACCTGCCGGTGCAGTCCGGCAGCGACGACGTGCTCGAGGACATGCGCCGCCAGCACCGCGTCGACGAGTTCCTCGAGATCGTCGAGACGTTCGACGAGCGCCTCGACGAGTGGACGCTCTCGACGGACTTCATCGTCGGCTTCCCCACAGAGACCGACCACGACCACGAGCAGTCGATGGCGCTGCTGCGGGAGGTGCGCCCCGAGAAGGTGAACGTCACCCGGTTCTCCAAGCGCCCCGGCACCGAGGCGGCCGACATGAAGGGGCTGGGCGGCCAGACGAAGAAGGACCGCTCGAAGGAGATGAGCGCGGCCAAGCGGGAGATCGTCGGCGAGGCGTACGAGTCGATGGTCGGCACCGAACGCCGAGTCCTCGTCGTCGAGGAGGGCACGGGCGACTCCGTCAAGTGTCGCGACGGCGCCTACCGGCAGGTGATCGTGCAGGAGGCCGACGCGCGCGGCGTCGAACCCGGCGACTTCCTCGACGTTGAGATCACCGGCCAGAACACGATGTACGCCTTCGGCGACCCGGTCTGA
- a CDS encoding cytochrome b, producing the protein MSLEKKDEYDHENWLESKDLTPVEATFLTALIWVDKRLRIVDYLELLESLYYRSNLQMPKSHTEQYDLDNKFWYWYALYTLGFFSTLAYVVAAISGALLGFYYVPAVGSAGPGEASIAYSQIAFIMRDLQFGFMLRSIHRWSAQVMTAAVFLHMLRVYFTGAYKEPRELNWLLGIVLISLTMVFGYTGYLLPWDQLAFWAGQIGVEMALSIPLIGEWVAQLMFGGFSLSQATLMRMYIIHVFLLPFVVTALIAIHIGIVWVQGIAEPH; encoded by the coding sequence ATGAGTCTGGAAAAGAAAGACGAGTACGACCACGAGAACTGGCTCGAGAGCAAGGACCTCACGCCGGTGGAGGCGACGTTCCTCACCGCGCTCATCTGGGTCGACAAGCGCCTCCGCATCGTGGATTACCTCGAACTGCTGGAGTCGCTGTACTACCGGTCGAACCTCCAGATGCCGAAGTCGCACACGGAGCAGTACGACCTGGACAACAAGTTCTGGTACTGGTACGCGCTGTACACGCTGGGCTTCTTCAGCACCCTCGCGTACGTCGTGGCGGCCATCTCCGGGGCTTTACTGGGATTCTACTACGTTCCGGCGGTCGGCTCTGCGGGCCCGGGAGAGGCGTCGATCGCCTACAGTCAGATCGCGTTCATCATGCGCGACCTCCAGTTCGGCTTCATGCTGCGCTCCATCCACCGGTGGTCGGCGCAGGTGATGACCGCCGCGGTGTTCCTCCACATGCTGCGCGTCTACTTCACCGGCGCGTACAAGGAGCCGCGCGAGCTGAACTGGCTGCTCGGCATCGTGCTCATCTCGCTGACGATGGTGTTCGGCTACACCGGATACCTCCTGCCGTGGGACCAGTTGGCCTTCTGGGCCGGCCAGATCGGCGTCGAGATGGCGCTGTCGATCCCGCTCATCGGCGAGTGGGTCGCCCAGCTGATGTTCGGCGGCTTCTCGCTGAGCCAGGCGACGCTGATGCGTATGTACATCATCCACGTGTTCCTGCTCCCGTTCGTGGTGACCGCCCTCATCGCGATCCACATCGGCATCGTGTGGGTGCAGGGCATCGCGGAGCCGCACTAA
- a CDS encoding DUF7318 family protein: MSSTGSTYGDIHRYEPARESTAAAIAIVLLTVVEVVFVFMFTYGLVNGWGLSDTGNMFLGGILAVIFIDLAFILALYRKEFLPDVVIVKKRRRKWEDLYIREEDVDGETLGTDAWEQVKRAVYPYYKR, translated from the coding sequence ATGTCCAGTACCGGATCGACCTACGGCGACATCCACCGCTACGAACCGGCCCGCGAGAGCACGGCCGCGGCCATCGCGATCGTCCTGCTGACGGTCGTGGAGGTCGTGTTCGTGTTCATGTTCACCTACGGCCTCGTCAACGGCTGGGGCCTCTCGGACACGGGGAACATGTTCCTCGGCGGCATCCTCGCGGTGATCTTCATCGACCTCGCGTTCATTCTGGCGCTGTACCGCAAGGAGTTCCTCCCGGACGTCGTGATCGTCAAGAAGCGGCGTCGCAAGTGGGAGGACCTCTACATCCGCGAGGAGGACGTCGACGGCGAGACCCTCGGAACCGACGCCTGGGAGCAGGTGAAACGCGCCGTCTACCCCTACTACAAACGGTGA
- a CDS encoding DUF7319 domain-containing protein — protein sequence MTDAADEPERARAVDTGSVEDASDDSIEALRAEVEEKYDFDDFGPADMAEMTEAEWDAAFDPDAWITGRDLLDRVERDLRSQIASREVFAVLDRRNDPPSVVAYSDEGWAVVYDDGSVEGEGTVLRDVKPTVALCSMDSYEVRDPPEEYELPTPEEVESGTGEFGNLMIQVVAAMQILGGLGLFVAWLFLGVETIVAPVMGGFFLVVGVLLFGLVANARLSDRFRAEEYRDRLRAAGITDPGDDAEFVPFEEVAEEALAAARGEGPDPPETTVSPSGDTEGSADAAAGATGPDARTGATGDETDG from the coding sequence ATGACCGACGCCGCGGACGAGCCCGAGCGTGCCCGCGCTGTCGACACCGGTTCGGTCGAGGACGCGTCCGACGACTCGATCGAGGCGCTGCGGGCCGAAGTCGAGGAGAAGTACGACTTCGACGACTTCGGCCCGGCGGACATGGCGGAGATGACCGAGGCCGAGTGGGACGCGGCGTTCGACCCGGACGCGTGGATCACCGGTCGCGACTTGCTCGACCGTGTCGAGCGGGACCTCCGAAGCCAGATCGCGTCCCGGGAGGTGTTCGCGGTGCTCGACCGCCGGAACGACCCCCCGTCAGTCGTCGCGTACTCCGACGAGGGCTGGGCCGTCGTCTACGATGACGGGAGCGTCGAGGGGGAGGGGACCGTCCTCAGGGACGTGAAGCCGACCGTGGCGCTGTGCTCGATGGACTCCTACGAGGTCCGAGACCCGCCCGAGGAGTACGAGCTCCCGACGCCCGAGGAGGTCGAGTCCGGGACCGGCGAGTTCGGGAACCTGATGATCCAGGTGGTCGCGGCGATGCAGATCCTCGGCGGGTTGGGGCTGTTCGTCGCGTGGCTGTTCCTGGGCGTCGAGACGATCGTCGCGCCCGTCATGGGCGGGTTCTTCCTCGTCGTGGGGGTGCTGTTGTTCGGGCTGGTCGCGAACGCCAGGCTGTCGGACCGGTTCCGCGCCGAGGAGTACCGCGACCGGCTCCGGGCGGCCGGCATCACCGATCCCGGCGACGACGCGGAGTTCGTCCCGTTCGAGGAGGTCGCCGAGGAGGCGCTGGCGGCCGCCCGGGGAGAGGGGCCGGATCCGCCCGAGACGACCGTGTCGCCCTCGGGCGACACGGAGGGGTCGGCCGACGCGGCCGCGGGGGCGACCGGACCCGACGCACGGACCGGGGCGACCGGCGACGAAACCGACGGATAG
- a CDS encoding S26 family signal peptidase has product MIRALRQAARDAASTALGVALVAALLFAVVGVWPPMVAVESGSMEPHMERGDLIVVSDPTRFGDDGVAGVRTAHEAPAEHRTFGARGDVIVFSSPALPGTPIIHRAHFHVEAGENWYDEANPEYLPPGVDSCADLTDCPAPRSGFITKGDANARYDQVNGNSPIVTRDRIRSEARVRIPMLGHIRLTLAGE; this is encoded by the coding sequence GTGATCCGCGCCCTCCGACAGGCCGCCCGCGACGCCGCGAGCACTGCGCTCGGGGTGGCTCTCGTCGCGGCGCTGCTGTTCGCCGTCGTGGGCGTGTGGCCGCCGATGGTCGCCGTCGAGTCCGGCAGCATGGAGCCGCACATGGAACGCGGCGACCTGATCGTCGTCTCCGATCCCACGCGCTTCGGCGACGACGGCGTCGCCGGTGTCCGAACCGCACACGAGGCGCCGGCCGAGCACCGGACCTTCGGCGCGCGCGGCGACGTGATCGTGTTCTCCTCGCCCGCGCTGCCGGGGACGCCGATCATCCACCGGGCGCACTTCCACGTCGAGGCGGGCGAGAACTGGTACGACGAGGCGAACCCCGAGTACCTCCCGCCGGGCGTCGACTCGTGTGCGGATCTCACCGACTGCCCGGCGCCCCGGTCGGGGTTCATCACGAAGGGCGACGCGAACGCGCGCTACGACCAGGTGAACGGGAACTCCCCCATCGTCACCCGCGACCGGATCCGGTCGGAGGCGCGCGTTAGGATCCCCATGCTCGGCCACATCCGGCTCACGCTCGCCGGAGAGTGA
- a CDS encoding cupredoxin domain-containing protein, with product MGTSNDPTHGQSRRDVMKALGVGAGLSVAGGTAAARTGDSGVRAQTDDEEPGTVPDGSGAGTVHEVRTVIGGPPTNPDRPADFYYEPTGLHVDPGDVIRFVFATPDHNVVGYHPAYGMRRRVPIGVEAFSSPLLGWAPSSIPGDMVDPPAETMGPGEGDDGGDDDTDDDGGDGPVPDTWLHSFDTPGVYDLLCSPHEGFGMAMRVVVGDDPEAPFETEDPSALPEPRAGPVGLARVTLTDPALQPSAIVEAGTVEWQSLDSVQSGAGSDGGEGSGGTGDDGSGDDDDGGDDGTGNDDGEGDE from the coding sequence ATGGGTACCAGCAACGACCCAACGCACGGACAGTCGCGACGTGACGTGATGAAGGCGCTCGGCGTCGGAGCGGGCCTGTCGGTTGCCGGAGGGACCGCGGCCGCCCGGACCGGCGACAGCGGGGTCCGAGCCCAAACTGACGACGAGGAACCGGGTACCGTCCCCGACGGGTCAGGTGCCGGTACGGTACACGAAGTCCGAACCGTGATCGGCGGTCCGCCGACGAATCCCGACCGACCGGCGGACTTCTACTACGAGCCGACGGGGCTCCACGTGGATCCGGGGGACGTGATCAGGTTCGTCTTCGCGACCCCCGATCACAACGTCGTCGGGTACCATCCAGCGTACGGGATGCGCCGCCGCGTGCCGATCGGGGTCGAGGCGTTCTCCTCGCCGCTGCTCGGCTGGGCGCCGTCTTCCATCCCGGGCGACATGGTCGATCCGCCCGCGGAGACGATGGGCCCGGGTGAGGGTGACGACGGCGGCGACGACGACACCGACGATGACGGGGGGGACGGGCCGGTCCCCGACACGTGGCTGCACAGCTTCGACACGCCGGGCGTGTACGACCTCCTCTGTTCGCCCCACGAGGGGTTCGGCATGGCGATGCGCGTCGTCGTCGGGGACGATCCGGAGGCCCCCTTCGAGACCGAGGACCCGTCCGCGCTCCCGGAGCCGAGGGCGGGACCGGTCGGACTCGCGCGCGTGACGCTTACCGACCCCGCGCTACAGCCGTCGGCGATCGTGGAGGCCGGAACGGTCGAGTGGCAGTCGCTCGACTCGGTGCAGTCGGGGGCCGGTTCCGACGGCGGCGAGGGAAGCGGCGGTACCGGGGACGACGGCAGCGGGGACGACGATGACGGCGGAGACGACGGCACCGGGAACGACGACGGCGAAGGCGACGAGTAA
- a CDS encoding DUF7315 family membrane protein has translation MSDTSREGDAAADDGPPGTTASADGATAGGDASEPDGPAASGEGRARDVVVPIAVYKRVTAYSTLAAVVTVVLGFVMLDAATLNVSLTRQLVVGVFGAVGVVPSETLLTALFSLAGLGLIAFGAGVYVLGSRFRAPGMTGENGNSQDDDPEV, from the coding sequence ATGAGCGATACGTCCCGCGAGGGGGATGCCGCGGCCGACGACGGCCCGCCGGGGACGACGGCGAGCGCCGACGGCGCGACCGCGGGTGGGGACGCGTCAGAGCCCGACGGGCCGGCCGCGAGCGGCGAGGGCCGCGCCCGCGACGTGGTCGTGCCGATCGCGGTGTACAAGCGGGTGACGGCGTACTCGACGCTGGCGGCGGTGGTGACGGTCGTGCTCGGGTTCGTCATGCTCGATGCGGCGACGCTGAACGTGTCGCTGACGCGGCAGCTCGTGGTGGGCGTGTTCGGCGCCGTCGGGGTCGTTCCCTCGGAGACGCTCCTGACCGCGCTGTTCTCGCTCGCGGGCCTGGGCCTCATCGCGTTCGGCGCCGGCGTGTACGTGTTGGGATCGCGGTTTCGGGCGCCGGGGATGACCGGCGAGAACGGAAACTCTCAAGACGACGACCCCGAAGTATAG
- a CDS encoding DUF7321 family protein, whose translation MVSEATTATVAAAMVTASLPFYLYGAWIMVGRDQDHVTWDRLMRHLRVIVPGLVLNTVPVAFWMAPRLFDQFGGAAAIHAFLGLQAYALLAFGLTGIVRIFQVKRGADLYEIEDPDTSLNDLHENMAAWRGRLRIGVFGYVLFWCFAYVVGLYRYYGLYIA comes from the coding sequence ATGGTCTCGGAGGCGACGACGGCGACGGTGGCCGCGGCGATGGTGACGGCGAGCCTGCCCTTCTACCTCTACGGGGCGTGGATCATGGTCGGACGCGACCAGGATCACGTCACCTGGGACCGGCTCATGCGCCACCTCCGCGTCATCGTTCCGGGGCTGGTGCTCAACACGGTCCCCGTCGCGTTCTGGATGGCGCCGCGGCTGTTCGACCAGTTCGGCGGTGCCGCCGCGATCCACGCGTTCCTCGGGCTCCAGGCGTACGCCCTGCTCGCGTTCGGCCTAACCGGCATCGTCCGCATCTTCCAGGTGAAACGCGGCGCGGACCTCTACGAGATCGAGGACCCCGACACGAGCCTCAACGACCTCCACGAGAACATGGCCGCGTGGCGCGGTCGCCTCCGGATCGGCGTGTTCGGATACGTGCTGTTCTGGTGTTTCGCGTACGTCGTCGGGCTGTACCGTTACTACGGGCTGTACATCGCGTGA
- a CDS encoding cytochrome bc complex cytochrome b subunit has protein sequence MSDEPTTNTDDEPRTDGGGTGIVAPDDETPTWRERKERTEGLSRLTYEYFERARSEDESLRRESDYVERDVLAFPTWPHETVRNLALTSFFVGMIIFLSATLPPHIGSPANPNSTPAIILPDWYLYWSFGLLKLGPLNPELAILGGQKLMADRTYGVLANGIVVGAIAIVPFINKGSARRPVEQPFWAAVGMFGVTLAFTLSMLSVKNLMPMNVDLLFDLTFLLPPIVGVITYAVLKTMREGYMYDLNRRYYRLRPPK, from the coding sequence ATGAGCGACGAACCCACCACCAACACGGACGACGAACCGCGGACGGACGGCGGCGGCACCGGCATCGTCGCGCCGGACGACGAGACCCCGACGTGGCGCGAGCGCAAGGAGCGCACCGAGGGGCTCTCCCGGCTGACGTACGAGTACTTCGAGCGCGCGCGCAGCGAGGACGAGTCGCTTCGCCGCGAGTCGGACTACGTCGAGCGCGACGTGCTCGCGTTCCCGACGTGGCCCCACGAGACGGTGCGCAACCTCGCGCTCACCAGCTTCTTCGTCGGGATGATCATCTTCCTGTCGGCGACGCTGCCGCCCCACATCGGCAGCCCCGCGAACCCGAACTCGACGCCGGCGATCATCCTGCCCGACTGGTACCTCTACTGGTCGTTCGGCCTGCTCAAGCTCGGCCCGCTCAACCCCGAGCTCGCCATCCTCGGCGGCCAGAAGCTGATGGCCGACCGGACGTACGGCGTGCTCGCGAACGGCATCGTCGTCGGCGCCATCGCGATCGTCCCCTTCATCAACAAGGGCTCGGCCCGGCGCCCCGTCGAGCAGCCGTTCTGGGCGGCCGTCGGTATGTTCGGCGTGACGCTGGCGTTCACGCTGTCGATGCTGTCGGTGAAGAACCTCATGCCGATGAACGTCGACCTGCTGTTCGACCTGACGTTCCTCCTCCCGCCGATCGTCGGGGTCATCACCTACGCGGTGTTGAAGACGATGCGCGAGGGGTACATGTACGACCTGAACCGCCGGTACTACCGGCTGCGCCCCCCGAAGTAG
- a CDS encoding plastocyanin/azurin family copper-binding protein → MKRRDFMRQAGGATAAIGAGATATAGTAAAQEGGGGQRPDFGGYTDGAKGGTYQDARGSSEVTVEVGGGGGLAFLPTELWIDTGTTVTFEWVSGGHNVLFDDNPGDVSGHEPLEDEGFTFEVTFESGGIYTYYCDPHRSLGMLGGIAVGEDVPTVSTGGGGRKELHDLGVAIQAHWVGAATILGIIMSVIFTFYLVKYGESAHTGTGR, encoded by the coding sequence ATGAAGAGGCGGGACTTTATGCGACAGGCCGGCGGTGCGACGGCCGCCATCGGGGCGGGCGCGACCGCGACGGCCGGCACCGCCGCGGCCCAGGAGGGCGGCGGCGGCCAACGGCCCGACTTCGGCGGCTACACCGACGGTGCCAAGGGCGGCACGTATCAGGACGCCCGCGGCAGCTCCGAGGTGACCGTCGAAGTCGGCGGCGGCGGGGGCCTCGCGTTCCTGCCGACCGAGCTGTGGATCGACACCGGAACGACCGTCACGTTCGAGTGGGTCTCAGGCGGTCACAACGTGCTGTTCGATGACAATCCCGGCGACGTCTCCGGCCACGAACCTCTGGAGGACGAGGGGTTCACGTTCGAGGTGACGTTCGAGTCGGGCGGGATCTACACGTACTACTGTGACCCCCACCGGTCGCTCGGGATGCTCGGCGGGATCGCCGTCGGCGAGGACGTGCCGACGGTGTCGACGGGGGGCGGCGGCCGGAAGGAACTGCACGACCTCGGGGTCGCCATCCAGGCCCACTGGGTCGGCGCGGCCACCATCCTCGGCATCATCATGAGCGTGATCTTCACGTTCTACCTGGTGAAGTACGGCGAGTCCGCACACACGGGGACCGGGAGGTGA
- a CDS encoding PQQ-binding-like beta-propeller repeat protein: MPSRRRLLSGIAAVGAAGLAGCSGNGPNATTFSPGRESNTEWPLPGHGPRASGYVADAVAPRTPPTERWRAETGLSVGRIVVADGTAFVPAEDGLYALRLRDGDERWRASIRPYGVSVADGVAYVSSRDEPAVYALEVDSGEERWRVETSGDFAAAPLPAPDGDAVIVGDTDGRVAALAPRTGEPRWTFEAFTGVYSLAAREDRIYVGTTGGEAYELHVVENEDEEPRGVPLWRRKLPGTVRALTAAPGSVYAATFGGGVLRLATGAAAGRTEWHARAAPTVTDALVHAGGLVAGAGSEGVSAFDGGDGDRRWRVAVDRVAPVSPAVAAGDTLYAGVGGALRAYALGGGVGVGPYRVDVERWRRSLSVRNLAIADGALVVASDDLDGSSGVVVLE; the protein is encoded by the coding sequence ATGCCCTCGCGCCGCCGGCTACTCTCCGGGATCGCCGCCGTCGGAGCCGCGGGGCTTGCGGGCTGCTCGGGGAACGGACCGAACGCGACGACGTTCTCGCCGGGCAGGGAGTCGAACACGGAGTGGCCGCTCCCCGGGCACGGCCCGCGCGCGAGCGGCTACGTGGCCGACGCCGTCGCGCCGCGCACGCCGCCGACAGAGCGCTGGCGCGCGGAGACGGGACTGTCGGTCGGGAGAATCGTCGTCGCGGACGGGACGGCGTTCGTCCCCGCCGAGGACGGCCTGTACGCGCTCCGGCTGCGCGACGGCGACGAGCGCTGGCGGGCCTCGATCCGCCCGTACGGCGTCTCGGTCGCCGACGGCGTCGCCTACGTCTCCAGCCGCGACGAGCCGGCGGTGTACGCCCTCGAGGTCGACTCCGGGGAGGAGCGCTGGCGCGTCGAGACGAGCGGGGACTTCGCGGCCGCGCCGCTGCCCGCGCCTGACGGCGACGCGGTGATCGTCGGCGACACGGACGGACGGGTCGCGGCGCTGGCGCCGCGCACCGGGGAGCCCCGCTGGACGTTCGAGGCGTTCACCGGCGTCTACTCGCTGGCCGCCCGGGAGGACCGGATCTACGTCGGGACCACCGGCGGCGAGGCCTACGAGCTGCACGTCGTCGAGAACGAGGACGAGGAGCCGCGCGGCGTCCCGCTGTGGCGGCGCAAGCTCCCCGGCACCGTCCGCGCGCTGACGGCGGCGCCCGGGTCGGTGTACGCGGCGACCTTCGGCGGCGGCGTCCTCCGACTCGCCACGGGCGCGGCCGCCGGGCGCACGGAGTGGCACGCGCGGGCGGCGCCGACGGTGACCGACGCGCTCGTGCACGCCGGCGGGCTCGTCGCGGGCGCGGGCTCGGAGGGCGTCTCGGCGTTCGACGGCGGCGACGGGGACCGGCGCTGGCGCGTCGCCGTCGACCGGGTCGCTCCGGTGTCGCCGGCGGTGGCCGCGGGCGACACGCTGTACGCCGGCGTCGGCGGCGCGCTCCGGGCGTACGCGCTCGGCGGCGGCGTCGGCGTCGGCCCCTACCGCGTCGACGTGGAGCGCTGGCGCCGCAGCCTGTCGGTCAGGAACCTCGCGATCGCCGACGGCGCGCTCGTCGTCGCCTCCGACGACCTCGACGGGTCCTCCGGCGTCGTCGTGTTGGAGTGA
- a CDS encoding DUF7314 family protein, whose product MADEFIKGLGLFCGAGLAWMVLAGWYRTPSFESPRQLIAAPPEPNTVFDAIGIFLNDVFFWTAIIGALTFWVVIPAINQFRGSASGA is encoded by the coding sequence ATGGCAGACGAGTTCATCAAGGGCCTCGGGCTGTTCTGCGGCGCGGGCCTCGCGTGGATGGTGCTCGCGGGCTGGTACCGGACGCCCTCGTTCGAGAGCCCCCGGCAGCTGATCGCGGCACCGCCGGAGCCGAACACCGTCTTCGACGCGATCGGCATCTTCCTCAACGACGTGTTCTTCTGGACGGCGATCATCGGCGCGCTGACGTTCTGGGTGGTGATCCCGGCGATCAACCAGTTCCGCGGCTCGGCGTCGGGCGCGTAA
- a CDS encoding cation diffusion facilitator family transporter — MDRRATVRRVGVVILGVNLALAVAKALVWQATGSLAVGSEAVNSVADVAYSAVVVAGLYLTTQPPDFEHPHGHERIEPFVSLFVAAGVFVAGIGVAYSGATALLSAGPPRTITGGPLAVGVLVATGAVKLLLYRYCLRVGRRRDSPALVATALDNRNDTLTAAAALVGVLGVAAGYPALDALAAVAVSVGILYTGYEIVRDNVGYLVGAAPPEDLRGEILDRALSHPEVRGAHDVVAHYVGPEVDVSLHIEVEGERSLFEAHDIETEVVESIRALPAVDDVFVHVDPKELGEWKEADDARIAAEEADGTEADVPPPDAADQ; from the coding sequence ATGGATCGCAGGGCGACCGTCCGCCGCGTCGGCGTGGTCATTCTCGGCGTCAACCTGGCGTTGGCGGTCGCGAAGGCGCTCGTCTGGCAGGCGACCGGGAGCCTGGCCGTCGGGTCGGAGGCGGTGAACTCCGTCGCGGACGTCGCCTACTCGGCGGTCGTGGTCGCCGGACTGTATCTCACCACGCAGCCGCCGGACTTCGAGCACCCCCACGGCCACGAGCGCATCGAGCCGTTCGTCTCGCTGTTCGTCGCCGCGGGGGTGTTCGTCGCCGGGATCGGCGTCGCCTACTCCGGGGCCACGGCGCTGTTGTCGGCGGGGCCTCCGCGGACGATCACCGGCGGTCCCCTCGCGGTGGGGGTGCTCGTCGCCACCGGCGCGGTGAAGCTCCTCCTGTACCGCTACTGCCTGCGCGTCGGTCGCCGGCGGGACTCGCCGGCGCTGGTGGCGACCGCGCTGGACAACCGCAACGACACGCTCACCGCGGCGGCGGCGCTGGTCGGCGTGCTCGGGGTCGCCGCCGGCTATCCCGCCCTCGACGCGCTGGCGGCCGTGGCCGTCTCCGTCGGTATTCTCTACACGGGCTATGAGATCGTCCGCGACAACGTCGGCTACCTCGTGGGCGCGGCGCCGCCGGAGGACCTCCGCGGGGAGATCCTCGACCGGGCGCTCTCACATCCCGAGGTTCGTGGCGCCCACGACGTGGTCGCCCACTACGTCGGCCCCGAGGTCGACGTGAGCCTTCACATCGAGGTGGAGGGCGAGCGGTCGCTGTTCGAGGCCCACGACATCGAGACCGAGGTGGTCGAGTCGATCCGCGCGCTCCCGGCCGTCGACGACGTGTTCGTCCACGTCGACCCGAAGGAACTGGGCGAGTGGAAGGAGGCCGACGACGCGCGCATCGCCGCCGAGGAGGCCGACGGGACCGAGGCGGACGTTCCTCCCCCGGACGCCGCCGATCAGTAG